A genomic window from Brevibacillus agri includes:
- a CDS encoding ABC transporter ATP-binding protein yields the protein MQALETRNLTLSYGERNIIEALNLNIPRGKITVFIGSNGSGKSTLLRSLARLLKPKEGAILLEGESIAKRSTKEVAKRLAILPQGPTAPEGLTIQQLVKQGRYPYQNWLQQWSEEDEQMVAKALAATQLTELANRSVDSLSGGQRQRAWIAMTLAQGTETILLDEPTTYLDMSHQIEILDLLYELNEMEQRTIVMVLHDLNLACRYAHHIVAVHNQTVVAEGAPEEILTTDLVRTVFDMDCQITLDPLYGTPMCIPYSKCRIGSGSVKTKEKAVAMS from the coding sequence ATGCAAGCTTTGGAAACCCGCAACCTCACCTTGTCCTACGGGGAACGCAACATCATCGAAGCACTCAACCTGAATATCCCGCGTGGAAAAATCACGGTTTTCATCGGCAGCAACGGCAGCGGCAAATCGACACTGCTGCGCTCGCTGGCTCGCCTGCTGAAGCCGAAGGAAGGAGCCATTTTGCTAGAGGGTGAATCAATCGCCAAGCGGTCTACGAAGGAAGTAGCAAAACGTCTGGCTATCCTCCCGCAAGGCCCAACCGCCCCGGAAGGCTTGACGATTCAGCAACTGGTCAAGCAGGGACGCTACCCTTATCAAAACTGGCTGCAGCAATGGTCAGAGGAAGACGAGCAAATGGTCGCAAAAGCACTGGCCGCTACCCAGCTTACCGAGCTGGCCAACCGCTCTGTCGACAGCCTCTCCGGAGGTCAGCGCCAGCGGGCCTGGATCGCCATGACACTGGCGCAAGGGACCGAAACGATTCTGCTCGACGAACCGACGACGTATCTGGACATGTCGCACCAGATTGAAATATTGGACCTGTTGTATGAGCTGAATGAAATGGAACAACGCACCATCGTCATGGTCCTCCACGACTTGAATCTCGCTTGCCGCTACGCGCACCATATCGTCGCCGTGCACAACCAGACAGTCGTGGCCGAGGGCGCGCCGGAAGAAATCCTGACGACCGACCTCGTGCGCACCGTGTTTGATATGGACTGCCAGATCACACTGGACCCGCTGTACGGCACGCCGATGTGCATTCCTTACAGCAAGTGCCGGATTGGCTCTGGCAGCGTGAAGACAAAAGAAAAAGCAGTCGCGATGTCGTAA
- the eno gene encoding phosphopyruvate hydratase, giving the protein MAMITDIYAREIMDSRGNPTVEVEVYLEDGSMGRAAVPSGASTGAYEAVELRDGDKARYLGKGVLKAVENVNEIIAPELIGMDALDQVGIDMAMIQLDGTHNKGKLGANAILGVSMAVARAAADSLGVPLYNYLGGFNARTLPVPMMNILNGGKHADNTVDIQEFMVMPVGAESFKEALRMGAEIFHSLKKVLHDKGLSTAVGDEGGFAPNLKSNEEAITTILDAIKAAGYEPGKDVFLALDVAATEMFKDGKYHFEGEGVVKTTEEMIAFYEDLVNKYPIISIEDGLSEDDWDGWKALTDKLGSKVQLVGDDLFVTNTERLARGIESSTGNSILVKVNQIGTLTETFEAIEMAKRAGYTAVISHRSGETEDSTISDIAVATNAGQIKTGAPSRTDRVAKYNQLLRIEDELADTSRFGGRAAFYNLKK; this is encoded by the coding sequence ATGGCAATGATTACTGACATTTATGCACGCGAAATTATGGACTCCCGCGGTAATCCAACCGTGGAAGTGGAAGTATATCTCGAAGACGGCTCGATGGGCCGTGCAGCAGTTCCATCCGGAGCGTCCACAGGTGCCTATGAAGCGGTTGAGCTTCGCGATGGCGACAAAGCCCGCTACCTGGGCAAAGGCGTACTGAAAGCCGTAGAAAACGTCAACGAAATCATTGCTCCTGAGCTGATCGGCATGGATGCTCTGGATCAAGTCGGCATCGACATGGCGATGATCCAGCTCGACGGCACGCACAACAAAGGCAAGCTGGGCGCAAACGCGATCCTCGGCGTCTCCATGGCGGTAGCACGCGCTGCTGCTGACTCCCTCGGAGTGCCTCTCTACAACTACTTGGGCGGCTTCAACGCAAGAACATTGCCAGTTCCGATGATGAACATCTTAAACGGCGGCAAGCACGCAGACAACACAGTAGACATCCAGGAATTTATGGTTATGCCAGTAGGCGCAGAGTCTTTCAAGGAAGCGCTGCGCATGGGCGCGGAAATTTTCCACTCCCTGAAAAAAGTGCTGCATGACAAAGGTCTGAGCACAGCAGTAGGCGATGAGGGCGGCTTCGCTCCAAACCTGAAGTCCAACGAAGAAGCGATCACGACCATTCTGGATGCGATCAAGGCTGCTGGCTACGAGCCGGGCAAAGACGTGTTCCTCGCGCTGGACGTAGCAGCGACCGAAATGTTCAAAGACGGCAAATACCACTTCGAAGGTGAAGGCGTTGTGAAAACAACCGAAGAAATGATCGCGTTCTACGAAGACCTGGTAAACAAATACCCGATCATCTCCATCGAAGACGGCTTGTCCGAAGACGACTGGGATGGCTGGAAAGCGCTGACTGACAAGCTGGGCAGCAAAGTACAGCTCGTGGGCGACGACCTGTTCGTGACCAACACCGAGCGTCTGGCGCGCGGTATCGAGTCTTCCACAGGCAACTCCATCCTGGTAAAAGTAAACCAGATCGGTACCCTGACAGAGACGTTTGAAGCGATCGAAATGGCGAAGCGCGCAGGCTACACAGCGGTTATTTCCCACCGCTCCGGCGAAACCGAAGACTCCACCATCTCCGATATCGCGGTAGCTACCAATGCGGGACAAATCAAGACAGGTGCGCCTTCCCGTACCGACCGCGTGGCGAAGTACAACCAATTGCTGCGCATCGAGGACGAACTGGCTGACACTTCCCGTTTTGGCGGACGCGCTGCATTTTACAACCTGAAAAAATAA
- a CDS encoding FecCD family ABC transporter permease gives MKPYLPLRFGKRFSFQLHKKTLLYTTIALLLALAVAVVSLGMGEMKIAPLDVVKVLLGIGSEENALVVQQFRLPRILIAVLVGAALAAAGAIMQGIIRNPLASPDVLGVAGGASVAAVGFLLLFETASIKWLPPTAFLGAMLTTFLLYALSWKKGVTPLRLVMIGVGIKIAAGALVTILIMFSPFLLQNKALLWLTGSIYGVDWNDVFMILPWVVILIAVAAVLARRVNIQQLGDDVATSLGSALQWDRFLLLMICAALTGTAVSVGGDISFVALLAPHIAKQLIGPSFGGALPLSAFLGAIIVLAADLIARTAFSPIEVPVGVFTSAIGAPFFIYLLYKNRNR, from the coding sequence ATGAAGCCATACCTGCCTCTGCGCTTTGGCAAACGGTTTTCTTTTCAGCTACATAAAAAAACGCTGCTGTATACAACCATCGCGCTGCTGCTTGCCCTGGCTGTGGCAGTCGTCAGTCTCGGAATGGGCGAGATGAAAATTGCGCCGCTGGATGTCGTCAAAGTCCTGCTCGGAATCGGTTCGGAAGAAAATGCGTTGGTTGTCCAGCAATTCCGGCTTCCGCGCATCCTGATTGCCGTCCTGGTGGGAGCAGCTTTGGCAGCGGCGGGCGCGATCATGCAAGGGATTATTCGCAACCCGCTCGCTTCGCCTGACGTGCTTGGCGTAGCCGGAGGCGCTTCGGTTGCCGCCGTAGGCTTTTTGCTTCTCTTTGAAACAGCGAGCATCAAATGGCTGCCTCCTACTGCCTTTTTGGGAGCAATGCTGACGACGTTTCTGCTGTACGCCCTGTCGTGGAAAAAAGGCGTCACGCCGCTGCGTCTCGTCATGATCGGTGTCGGAATCAAGATCGCTGCGGGTGCGCTTGTCACCATTTTGATTATGTTCAGCCCGTTTTTGCTGCAAAACAAAGCCTTGCTCTGGTTGACGGGAAGCATCTACGGCGTCGACTGGAACGATGTGTTCATGATCTTGCCGTGGGTCGTCATCCTGATTGCAGTCGCTGCCGTTCTCGCCCGCAGAGTCAACATCCAGCAGCTCGGCGACGATGTCGCGACGAGCCTGGGCAGCGCGCTGCAATGGGATCGTTTCCTTCTGCTCATGATCTGCGCCGCGTTGACCGGAACAGCCGTGTCCGTCGGAGGAGACATCAGCTTCGTCGCTTTGCTCGCGCCGCACATCGCCAAACAGCTAATCGGCCCGTCCTTTGGCGGTGCGCTCCCGCTGTCGGCGTTTCTCGGCGCCATCATCGTGCTCGCTGCCGATTTGATCGCGCGCACGGCCTTTTCTCCGATCGAGGTGCCTGTCGGGGTCTTCACCTCTGCGATCGGTGCTCCGTTTTTCATCTATTTGCTGTACAAAAACCGAAATCGCTAG
- the tpiA gene encoding triose-phosphate isomerase: MRTPIIAGNWKMFKTIAEAKAFAEEAKAGNSTSGVQKVICAPFTALAALKEAFAGTDIAVGAQNMHFAEQGAYTGEISAAMLKEIGVEYVILGHSERRQYFNETDESVNQKVVAALAAGLVPIVCVGESLEQREAGETAQVVRTQTEGAFAGLTAEQVGKSIIAYEPIWAIGTGKSSTAEDANETISLIRSVVAERFGQATAEAVRIQYGGSVKPENIASYMAQPDIDGALVGGASLAADSYLQLVAGAAKR; encoded by the coding sequence ATGCGGACACCAATTATCGCGGGGAACTGGAAGATGTTCAAGACGATTGCCGAGGCGAAGGCGTTTGCGGAAGAAGCCAAGGCTGGCAACAGCACTTCCGGGGTACAAAAAGTCATTTGCGCGCCATTTACAGCTTTGGCTGCCTTGAAAGAGGCGTTTGCCGGCACAGATATTGCCGTTGGCGCGCAAAACATGCATTTTGCCGAGCAGGGTGCATACACCGGGGAAATCAGCGCGGCGATGCTGAAGGAAATCGGCGTGGAGTACGTGATTCTCGGCCATTCCGAGCGTCGCCAATACTTCAATGAAACAGATGAGAGCGTGAATCAAAAAGTCGTAGCTGCGCTTGCGGCAGGTCTGGTGCCGATCGTGTGTGTCGGCGAAAGCCTGGAGCAGCGGGAAGCAGGCGAAACTGCTCAAGTTGTGCGCACGCAGACGGAAGGGGCGTTTGCGGGCCTGACAGCCGAGCAGGTGGGAAAAAGCATCATCGCCTACGAACCGATCTGGGCGATTGGCACAGGCAAGTCCTCGACTGCCGAGGATGCCAACGAGACGATTTCGTTGATCCGCAGCGTGGTCGCGGAGCGCTTCGGCCAGGCGACAGCGGAAGCCGTGCGTATTCAGTACGGCGGCAGCGTCAAGCCGGAAAACATCGCCAGCTACATGGCGCAGCCGGATATCGACGGTGCGCTGGTCGGCGGAGCGAGCCTGGCTGCGGACAGCTACTTGCAGCTTGTGGCAGGTGCGGCCAAGCGATAG
- the gpmI gene encoding 2,3-bisphosphoglycerate-independent phosphoglycerate mutase gives MAQRPKPVALLILDGFALRSETYGNAVAQANKPNFDRFWNEYPHATLEASGLAVGLPEGQMGNSEVGHLNIGAGRVVYQDLTRITKSIREGAFFENETLVAAFEHAKQNNKQLHLFGLLSDGGVHSHIEHLYAILELAKRQDFGRVYIHGFLDGRDVSPDSAVGYIEQLQAKIAEIGVGKIATVQGRYYAMDRDKRWERIEKAYRAMVYADAPAYRDPIQAVKESYEKSIMDEFVMPTVIVGDDDKPVAKIESGDSIIFYNFRPDRAIQISQAFTNEDFRGFDRGEGRPRDLHFVCLTHFSETVNGYVAYKPSNLDNTLGEVLSQHGLKQLRIAETEKYPHVTFFFSGGREQEFPGETRILIPSPKVATYDLQPEMSAPELTDAVVAEIEAENFDAIILNFANCDMVGHSGKMEPTIKAVETVDACLGRVVDAILAKGGVAVITADHGNADLMLDEEGRPITSHSTYPVPVIVTKAGEKLREDGILADLAPTLLDLLGAEQPVEMTGKSLLAK, from the coding sequence ATGGCACAAAGACCAAAGCCGGTAGCGCTGTTGATTCTGGATGGCTTTGCCTTGCGCAGCGAAACGTACGGCAACGCGGTAGCGCAAGCGAACAAACCGAACTTTGACCGTTTCTGGAACGAATACCCCCATGCGACGCTGGAAGCGAGTGGACTGGCTGTCGGATTGCCGGAAGGGCAAATGGGGAACTCCGAGGTAGGACATCTGAACATCGGTGCAGGCCGTGTCGTCTATCAAGATTTGACACGCATCACCAAGTCGATTCGCGAAGGCGCCTTTTTTGAAAACGAAACATTGGTAGCTGCCTTCGAGCACGCGAAGCAAAACAACAAGCAGCTCCACCTGTTCGGGCTTTTGTCCGACGGCGGCGTGCACAGCCATATCGAGCATTTGTACGCGATTTTGGAGCTGGCCAAGCGGCAAGATTTTGGCCGCGTCTACATTCACGGCTTTCTCGACGGCCGCGACGTATCGCCGGACAGCGCCGTTGGCTACATTGAGCAACTGCAAGCGAAGATTGCGGAAATCGGCGTAGGCAAAATCGCAACGGTGCAGGGCCGCTACTACGCGATGGACCGGGACAAACGCTGGGAGCGCATCGAAAAAGCGTATCGCGCCATGGTGTATGCGGATGCTCCCGCTTACCGCGATCCGATCCAGGCGGTCAAAGAGTCCTACGAAAAGTCGATCATGGACGAATTTGTCATGCCGACAGTGATTGTCGGCGACGACGACAAGCCGGTGGCGAAGATCGAAAGCGGCGACTCGATCATCTTTTACAACTTCCGTCCTGACCGGGCGATCCAAATTTCGCAAGCATTTACGAACGAGGACTTCCGCGGCTTTGATCGCGGCGAGGGACGCCCGCGCGATCTGCACTTTGTCTGCCTGACCCATTTTTCCGAGACGGTGAACGGATACGTGGCCTACAAGCCTTCCAACCTGGACAACACATTGGGAGAAGTGCTTTCGCAGCACGGATTGAAGCAACTGCGCATCGCCGAGACGGAGAAATATCCGCACGTGACTTTCTTCTTTAGCGGCGGGCGCGAGCAGGAGTTCCCAGGCGAGACCCGCATCCTGATTCCTTCGCCAAAAGTGGCAACCTACGACCTTCAGCCGGAAATGAGCGCTCCCGAGCTGACCGATGCGGTTGTCGCAGAGATTGAAGCGGAGAACTTCGACGCGATCATTCTCAACTTCGCCAACTGCGACATGGTCGGCCACTCCGGGAAAATGGAGCCGACGATCAAGGCCGTCGAAACCGTTGACGCATGCCTGGGCCGCGTGGTTGACGCGATTCTCGCCAAAGGCGGCGTGGCTGTCATCACAGCAGACCACGGCAATGCCGATCTGATGCTGGATGAGGAAGGGCGTCCGATCACCTCGCACAGCACGTATCCCGTGCCTGTGATTGTGACCAAAGCAGGAGAGAAGCTGCGAGAAGACGGTATTTTGGCCGATCTGGCTCCGACCTTGCTCGACCTGCTGGGAGCCGAGCAGCCAGTGGAAATGACAGGCAAATCGTTACTTGCAAAATAG
- a CDS encoding FecCD family ABC transporter permease, which yields MNALLASRFRKILGVAIAILLLVYLSYASLVFGVIDTSWQTAIDAYTHFNGTNEHIVIKEVRVPRVLNALTVGFCLGLAGTLLQSLTRNPVADVELFGLNAGASLFVVFAVTFVGISSLTEFTWISFFGAAVAGFIVYLLGSFGRDGLTPVKLVLAGAAITALAASIRHAMMVLNEKAADEVLFWLAGSVGGRKLEYLATVFPYMIFAWIAAFLLARPIQTLLMGDDVAKGLGQRTLLVKLSIGVVIVLLSGCAVAVAGPIGFVGLVTPHLARYLVGIETHWVLLYSGLLGSILLLLADIGARFIAMPAEVPIGVMTALIGVPFFIYVARKGLDK from the coding sequence ATGAATGCTTTACTAGCAAGCCGTTTTCGCAAAATTCTAGGAGTGGCTATCGCCATTCTGCTGCTGGTTTACCTCAGCTATGCCAGTCTTGTGTTTGGCGTGATTGATACGAGCTGGCAAACAGCCATTGACGCCTATACCCATTTTAACGGAACAAACGAACATATTGTCATTAAAGAAGTTCGGGTGCCGCGCGTGCTGAATGCGCTGACGGTCGGCTTTTGTCTCGGCCTTGCAGGTACCCTGCTGCAATCGCTGACGAGAAACCCTGTGGCAGATGTTGAGCTGTTTGGACTGAACGCAGGCGCTTCTCTCTTTGTCGTTTTCGCCGTTACGTTTGTCGGAATCAGCTCGCTTACGGAGTTTACGTGGATTTCCTTTTTCGGAGCTGCCGTAGCCGGGTTCATCGTCTACCTGCTCGGCTCATTCGGCAGAGATGGCCTTACTCCCGTCAAGCTGGTGCTTGCAGGGGCAGCGATTACTGCCTTGGCTGCTTCCATCCGCCACGCGATGATGGTACTCAACGAAAAAGCTGCCGACGAGGTGCTTTTCTGGCTTGCTGGCTCTGTCGGCGGAAGAAAGCTGGAGTATTTGGCTACAGTCTTTCCATATATGATCTTCGCCTGGATCGCCGCTTTCCTGCTGGCCCGCCCCATTCAAACGCTGCTCATGGGCGACGATGTGGCAAAAGGTCTCGGCCAGCGCACTTTGCTCGTCAAGCTCTCAATCGGTGTCGTGATCGTCCTGCTCTCCGGCTGCGCAGTAGCTGTCGCTGGCCCGATCGGCTTCGTCGGACTGGTCACGCCGCATCTGGCCCGTTATCTTGTCGGAATCGAAACGCATTGGGTGCTGTTGTACAGCGGACTGCTCGGTTCGATCCTTTTGCTTTTGGCCGATATCGGCGCACGCTTTATCGCCATGCCTGCCGAAGTGCCAATTGGCGTCATGACCGCCCTGATCGGTGTTCCGTTCTTCATCTATGTCGCACGAAAGGGGCTGGATAAATAA
- a CDS encoding ABC transporter substrate-binding protein produces MFSRTYRTAGGKVFFAVLMALLLIVTGCGNQQATEQKPAEQQQPAEQATGNSAGSEQSYTVKHAMGETIIKGTPQRVVMLTNQGTETLMALGVKPVGAVGAAHDPTQFYDFTKSFLEGTKSVGTEGQPNLEAIAALKPDLILGMKFRHEKIYQQLSAIAPTVFVEEPRGDWKANFSLYAEAVNKKAEGEKIIADWEKRVAEFKEKAGDKLKTQVSVVRFMPGKVRIYYKDTFTGAIFKDLGLARPASQDKEEFAAEVTKERIPEMDGDIMFYFTYETGKGEASKIEQEWTNDPLWKNLNVVKAGKAFKVDDTIWNTSGGVIAANKVLDELEGYIIGK; encoded by the coding sequence ATGTTTTCTCGTACATACCGTACGGCAGGCGGTAAAGTGTTCTTCGCCGTGCTGATGGCGCTTTTGCTGATTGTCACTGGTTGCGGCAATCAACAGGCGACTGAGCAAAAACCTGCAGAACAACAACAACCTGCTGAACAAGCTACAGGCAATTCCGCAGGTTCCGAGCAATCTTATACAGTCAAACACGCGATGGGCGAAACCATCATTAAAGGTACACCACAGCGCGTAGTCATGCTGACCAACCAAGGGACAGAAACCTTGATGGCACTTGGCGTGAAGCCAGTAGGTGCTGTTGGTGCCGCTCATGATCCGACTCAATTCTACGATTTCACCAAGTCCTTCCTGGAAGGCACCAAGTCTGTTGGTACAGAAGGTCAGCCAAACCTGGAAGCAATCGCTGCCCTGAAGCCTGATCTGATTCTCGGTATGAAATTCCGTCATGAAAAAATTTATCAACAACTGTCCGCAATCGCTCCGACCGTGTTCGTAGAAGAGCCACGCGGCGACTGGAAAGCAAACTTCAGCCTGTATGCAGAAGCGGTAAACAAAAAGGCGGAAGGCGAAAAAATCATCGCTGACTGGGAAAAACGTGTAGCCGAGTTCAAGGAAAAAGCAGGCGACAAGCTGAAAACGCAAGTATCCGTCGTGCGTTTCATGCCTGGTAAAGTTCGCATCTACTATAAAGACACCTTCACTGGCGCGATCTTCAAAGACCTGGGTCTGGCTCGTCCAGCTTCCCAAGACAAAGAAGAGTTTGCAGCAGAAGTAACCAAAGAGCGCATTCCAGAGATGGACGGCGACATCATGTTCTACTTCACGTATGAGACAGGAAAAGGCGAAGCGTCCAAGATCGAGCAAGAATGGACAAACGACCCTCTGTGGAAAAACCTGAACGTAGTAAAAGCAGGCAAAGCGTTCAAAGTGGATGATACGATCTGGAACACTTCCGGCGGTGTCATCGCGGCAAACAAAGTGCTGGATGAGCTGGAAGGCTACATCATCGGCAAATAA